The window TTTTCTGGGAATGTGGGGGAGTTTTGGCAAGTCGCGCGATCGCGCAGGGAACAATACAAAAAATCATGGCATTTATCGCCCCAAAAATTATCGGCGGTCAAGATGCACCTTCTCCTGTTGGCGATTTGGGATTGGTTCAAATGAGCGAAGCTTTAAATTTAGAACGAGTTAGTATGACTTCAATCGGTTCGGATTTTTTAATTGAGGGTTATTTACAGTAATTTCCAACAATAGGAGTACACCTATCTTAACCCTTCTCTTGATTTTATCTTACTTTTTTAGCCAATCCTAGGGTATAGCAACCTCTGCCCAGACAACTGTATAAGGAGAGGTACTAGCAGTATCTACAAATGTTTTTAAGCTCAATATCTTTAACTGCTGATTTTCTAGTAATACATTCACTCTTTTTTCCAACTTATAATTAGGCGGTTGTGGAACATTTTTTCTTAAATTAACTCCAGTGATAATTTTTACTTGGCTGTTAATTGCTGGTACAATCTTCGGGTTGATTGTTATAGGTTGTGTTGTTACAATTAGCGGCTCTCCTATTGATGCAAATCCTGATGTATTTTTAACAGCACCAAGTCGAATCCAACCTATAGACTCAGTTTGAGAAATCTTAGGTGAGGCTTTCTCGGAAATTTCGAGGTTTGGAATTGCTTGTTGAGAGTCTTCTAATTTTTGAGACTGTTTTATTATAAAAAATCCTGCAAAAATAGCTACTCCAATAAAACTTCCAATCAATAAAGTTTTTTGTAAGTCTCCCAATTTCGATGGAGAAGAAACGCCAGCCTTGATTTTATTATTGGAAGATACTCTATTTACAGGAGACTGTAAAAGCGCTTGAAACATTTCCTGTGCTGTTGTATATCGCTCACGAGCATTAGAATGAATAGCTTTATTTAGAATAGTAGCAAGAGTCGGTCTGACTTTAGGCATATATTGCTTCCATATAAGTTCTCCTGTATAAGAATCCGTTTCTATATCTTGGGGAAGTCTACCAGTTAGTAGATAAATAGCAGTTAAGCCAGTGGCATATAAATCACTGCTATAAACTGGTCGTCCAGCAGCTTGTTCAGAAGGCATAAACCCAGGAGTACCAATTATAATTGAGCCAGCTTGACTTCCTGAGAGATTTACCTGAGTTCCCATAGCCTCTTTTACTGCACCAAAATCGATAAGTACTGGTTTATTATCAGATTGTCGAATAATTATGTTGTCGGGCTTAATATCTCTATGAATAATTTGCTTATTATGAATATAATCTAAGATAGGCAAGAAGTTGGCTAAAAAGTTTTCAACTTGACTTTCACTAAGCATTCCTTTTTGCTGTAGAGTAGCAGCTAAAGTTTTTCCCTCTATTAGTTCTTGAACCAAATAAAATTCATTATTCTCTTCACAATAAGCATAAAGTGTAGGAATTCGATCGCTTTGACTACCTAGGTCTTCCAAAATAGCAGCTTCTCGTTGAAAACGCTCTTTAATCAGTTGATAGGTTTGAGGATCGTTAGAAATTGGATGCAATTGTTTGACAACACACCAACGTCCAGATGGCATATGTGTATCTTCTGCAATAAAGGTTTTCCCAAATCCACCAGAACCGAGAGTTTGTAGAACTTGATAGCGATTGTTTAATAACATTAACTAAAATTCCTTTTGCAACGTAACCGACACAATTTCAATTTACATTAAGCGCCACTAACCTTTTGTACAATTTTATTCACCCATTCTAAATCAGAAGGTTCAACGATTAAAACATCACAATTTTGCTCCTGACACTCCATCTCAACCCCAGGAGAATCATCAATCAATAAATCAATACCAAAAGATTGAGGTACTTTAGAATAGTTTTTGAGATTGGGTCTATTTCTGACAAAACGATCGTGGATTTCCGAATTAACAACACCACTCAAAGAAACGCCGATTAAAGCAAATAACCGTTTAATATAGGCAATCTCTCTTAAGGAATTTGTATAAATCCAGAGTTCGTGGTCTTGTTCGAGGCTTTTCAATAATTCTTTTGTTCCCTTTCTCAATTTTTCCTTGAAGAAAAGTTTGAAAAATAATGAATTCGCTTCCGTTCCAGATGCAAATTTTTGGGTTGTTTCAATTAAGGTGTCATCGAGGTCGAAGGCAATTTTCATGTTTTTGAAATTATAAAACTAGCAACTTTCCAAGGTTGAATTAGATCGAATCTATTTTTTACATCATTTTCCTGTTGTAAAAGAGGCTGTTCCAAAAGATTGACCGAATGTTTCAAGTTTAATTGAAGTTCGTTATTGAGGGATAGTTCTGCGGGTTTGCCATGACATTCGTAACAACGAAGAATGTAGGTTTTTGGGTCATTCTCTGTGGGTTTGAAGGCGGTGAGGATGAGATTTTCCGCAGATAAATCGAGCAAACTAGCAACGGGGGGTAAAATTGGCACCGCTTCACTCTCTTGGGAAGGAAGCATCCCAATTCTGGGCGAGGGACTCCTAGAATTTTGTGACTCCCCTTCTGCCAAACTTGGGAGAAGGGGTTGGGGGATGAGGGCGAAAAAGTTGGATGTCCCCTCCTGGGAATTGCCAAAAATGACGTTTAAGGATTGATTGAATTCGTACCCTTTGCGAACGGTTTGTGCTGTTTTCCAAGAATCATTGTGGGGGTAAATTGCATAAGAAAAATAATGTTCTCCCCTATCTGCATCGGGATGGGGCCACATAGACCCGCGTAATAATGTTAAACGTAATTGGTTAGGTTGAGCATCATAAC of the Lusitaniella coriacea LEGE 07157 genome contains:
- a CDS encoding NIF family HAD-type phosphatase — translated: MKIAFDLDDTLIETTQKFASGTEANSLFFKLFFKEKLRKGTKELLKSLEQDHELWIYTNSLREIAYIKRLFALIGVSLSGVVNSEIHDRFVRNRPNLKNYSKVPQSFGIDLLIDDSPGVEMECQEQNCDVLIVEPSDLEWVNKIVQKVSGA
- a CDS encoding serine/threonine-protein kinase, which codes for MLLNNRYQVLQTLGSGGFGKTFIAEDTHMPSGRWCVVKQLHPISNDPQTYQLIKERFQREAAILEDLGSQSDRIPTLYAYCEENNEFYLVQELIEGKTLAATLQQKGMLSESQVENFLANFLPILDYIHNKQIIHRDIKPDNIIIRQSDNKPVLIDFGAVKEAMGTQVNLSGSQAGSIIIGTPGFMPSEQAAGRPVYSSDLYATGLTAIYLLTGRLPQDIETDSYTGELIWKQYMPKVRPTLATILNKAIHSNARERYTTAQEMFQALLQSPVNRVSSNNKIKAGVSSPSKLGDLQKTLLIGSFIGVAIFAGFFIIKQSQKLEDSQQAIPNLEISEKASPKISQTESIGWIRLGAVKNTSGFASIGEPLIVTTQPITINPKIVPAINSQVKIITGVNLRKNVPQPPNYKLEKRVNVLLENQQLKILSLKTFVDTASTSPYTVVWAEVAIP